In Pseudomonas sp. MYb327, one DNA window encodes the following:
- the zwf gene encoding glucose-6-phosphate dehydrogenase translates to MPSITVEPCTFALFGALGDLALRKLFPALYQLDGAGLLHEDTRIIALAREPGSEQQHLAFIAEELRRYVGAKELDEAVVNRFLARLSYLHVDFLNGDDYVALAEAAGSAQRVIAYFATPAAVYGAICENLAKVGLAENTRVVLEKPIGSDLESSRKVNDAVAQFFPENRTYRIDHYLGKETVQNLIALRFANSLFETQWNQNYISHVEITVAEKVGIEGRWGYFDKAGQLRDMIQNHLLQLLCLIAMDPPADLSADSIRDEKVKVLKALAPISPEGLTTQVVRGQYIAGYSEGKPVPGYLEEPNSNTQSDTETFVALRADIRNWRWAGVPFYLRTGKRMPQKLSQIVIHFKEPSHYIFAPEQRLQISNKLIIRLQPDEGISLRVMTKDQGLDKGMQLRSGPLQLNFSDTWSSARIPDAYERLLLEVMRGNQNLFVRKDEIEAAWMWCDQLIAGWKKSGDAPKPYAAGSWGPMSSIALITRDGRSWYGDI, encoded by the coding sequence ATGCCTTCGATTACGGTTGAACCGTGCACCTTCGCCTTGTTCGGCGCCCTTGGCGATCTGGCCCTGCGCAAACTGTTTCCTGCCCTTTATCAACTCGATGGCGCAGGCCTTTTGCACGAGGACACGCGGATCATCGCGCTGGCCCGTGAGCCTGGCAGCGAGCAGCAGCACCTGGCGTTCATCGCCGAAGAGCTGCGCCGCTACGTCGGTGCCAAAGAGCTGGACGAAGCTGTGGTCAATCGTTTCCTGGCCCGCCTGAGCTACCTGCACGTCGATTTCCTCAACGGCGACGATTATGTAGCGCTGGCCGAAGCAGCCGGCAGTGCGCAGCGCGTCATCGCTTATTTCGCCACGCCGGCAGCGGTCTACGGCGCAATCTGCGAGAACCTGGCGAAGGTTGGCCTGGCGGAAAATACCCGCGTAGTTCTGGAAAAGCCGATTGGTTCCGATCTGGAGTCCTCGCGCAAAGTGAATGACGCCGTGGCGCAGTTCTTCCCGGAAAACCGCACCTATCGCATCGACCATTATCTGGGCAAGGAAACCGTCCAGAACCTGATCGCCCTGCGTTTCGCCAACAGCCTGTTCGAGACCCAGTGGAACCAGAATTATATTTCCCACGTGGAAATCACCGTCGCCGAGAAAGTCGGGATCGAAGGCCGCTGGGGCTACTTTGACAAGGCCGGTCAGCTGCGCGACATGATCCAGAATCACCTGCTGCAACTGCTCTGCCTGATCGCCATGGACCCGCCGGCCGACTTGTCCGCCGACAGCATCCGCGACGAGAAAGTCAAAGTCCTCAAGGCTCTGGCGCCGATCAGCCCGGAAGGCCTGACCACTCAGGTGGTACGCGGCCAATACATCGCTGGCTACAGCGAAGGTAAACCGGTGCCGGGTTACCTGGAGGAACCGAATTCCAACACCCAGAGCGACACCGAAACCTTCGTCGCCCTGCGTGCCGATATCCGCAACTGGCGTTGGGCCGGTGTGCCGTTTTACCTGCGTACCGGCAAGCGCATGCCGCAGAAGCTGTCGCAGATTGTCATTCACTTCAAGGAGCCGTCGCACTACATCTTCGCCCCCGAGCAGCGCCTGCAAATCAGCAACAAGCTGATTATCCGCCTGCAGCCGGACGAAGGCATTTCCTTGCGCGTGATGACCAAAGATCAAGGCCTGGACAAAGGAATGCAGCTGCGCAGCGGTCCGTTGCAGCTGAATTTTTCCGACACCTGGAGCAGCGCACGGATTCCCGATGCCTACGAGCGGTTGTTGCTGGAAGTGATGCGCGGCAATCAGAACCTGTTTGTCCGTAAAGATGAAATCGAAGCCGCGTGGATGTGGTGTGACCAGTTGATCGCCGGGTGGAAAAAATCCGGTGACGCGCCCAAGCCGTACGCGGCCGGGTCCTGGGGACCGATGAGCTCCATTGCTCTGATCACGCGGGACGGGAGGTCGTGGTATGGCGATATCTGA